From one Lolium rigidum isolate FL_2022 unplaced genomic scaffold, APGP_CSIRO_Lrig_0.1 contig_42008_1, whole genome shotgun sequence genomic stretch:
- the LOC124681416 gene encoding probable ADP-ribosylation factor GTPase-activating protein AGD14, whose translation MAAASRKEEERNERIVRGLLKLPPNRRCINCNGIGPQYVCTSFWTFICISCSGIHREFTHRVKSVSMSKFTAQEVEALQKGGNQRARESFLKNFDTQQMQLPDSSNFNSLREFIRVVYVERRYAGVRSSDKPPRDNKQIQKPHEEEHRRSSSYHSFSQSPPNDYQYEERRSGKQPAMLTRKPGSDRGHDGKMSYRSTSLQERMSEDQLANEIRELRTSDCSGSSVSDTVRTVPESPNFFDNGCSSAPFQQNQSDMLNSNGITQSQRTASTENIDTTMLKSGNSSLADLFFGSETAHGTQESNNFIAPSFVAFSDAVNGAEEDFFSRPNLQQQFVTGLYPSVDFFANMPPTTSSSDKIPLEAPSLDNAGWATFDTPPKDKQPGVTGPSLVASIDKQTLGHDLFLFEPSDRPASFLTSKDKVSVINQSGATSHDSSCSQLWHSFDDATGVMINDHSTAGPLCNEHQNVVNVSLGTSNPFTCSVVSEESQDDDCHKVFMEELAPSAPFAAFLEPSLISAAPSLGRTSADKAVLNPFDLPFDTDSEAPGLFMDVSTLQAALPNLPSSFLDGLPESWFSNNTCTYVPSGSHGGLSCLAEQAPNSPLRNIALSTVSTGNPFA comes from the exons ATGGCGGCCgcgtcgaggaaggaggaggagaggaacgaGCGGATCGTGCGGGGGCTCCTCAAGCTGCCGCCCAACCGCAGATGCATCAACTGCAACGGCATC GGGCCCCAGTACGTGTGCACCAGCTTCTGGACCTTCATCTGCATCTCCTGCAGCGGCATCCA CCGCGAGTTCACGCACCGAGTAAAATCGGTGTCAATGTCGAAGTTCACCGCGCAAGAGGTTGAGGCCCTTCAAAAGGGTGGGAACCAG CGAGCTAGAGAATCGTTTCTGAAGAATTTCGATACCCAGCAAATGCAGCTACCTGATAGCAG TAACTTTAACAGTCTTAGAGAATTTATAAGAGTTGTTTATGTGGAGAGACGATATGCTGGCGTGAGATCTTCTGATAAGCCTCCGAGAGATAATAAACAG ATTCAAAAGCCCCATGAAGAAGAACATAGAAGGTCTAGTTCCTATCATTCATTTTCTCAGAGCCCACCTAATGACTACCAATATGAAGAAAGACGCAGTGGCAAGCAACCAGCGATGCTTACTAGGAAACCTGGTTCAGATCGAGGGCATGACGGAAAGATGTCTTACCGTTCAACTAGCCTGCAAGAGAGAATGTCTGAGGACCAACTTGCAAATGAGATTCGGGAATTGAGGACTTCTGACTGCTCCGGTTCAAGCGTGAGTGATACAGTTAGAACAGTTCCCGAATCACCTAATTTCTTCGATAATGGGTGTTCAAGCGCTCCTTTCCAACAAAATCAATCAGATATGCTGAATTCTAATGGCATCACTCAATCCCAG AGAACTGCATCAACAGAGAACATTGATACCACAATGCTTAAATCAGGAAACTCAAGCTTAGCTGATTTGTTTTTTGGTTCTGAGACTGCTCACGGAACTCAAGAATCCAACAACTTTATAGCTCCAAGTTTTGTAGCCTTTTCTGATGCTGTAAATGGTGCAGAAGAGGATTTCTTCAGCCGGCCAAATTTGCAGCAACAATTTGTAACTGGCTTATATCCTTCTGTAGATTTTTTCGCAAATATGCCTCCTACAACTTCATCTTCTGACAAAATTCCACTGGAAGCTCCATCACTAGACAATGCTGGGTGGGCTACATTTGACACGCCTCCAAAAGATAAACAGCCTGGAGTAACTGGGCCCTCTCTTGTAGCTTCCATAGACAAACAGACTCTGGGTCATGATTTGTTTTTGTTCGAACCAAGTGATAGACCAGCATCGTTCCTGACTTCCAAGGATAAAGTTTCAGTCATCAATCAGTCTGGTGCTACGTCTCATGATTCAAGTTGCTCTCAG TTATGGCATTCTTTTGATGATGCAACTGGGGTCATGATTAATGATCACTCCACTGCTGGACCACTGTGTAATGAGCACCAAAATGTAGTCAATGTTTCTCTCGGTACGAGCAATCCGTTTACTTGCTCTGTTGTTTCAGAG GAATCTCAGGATGATGATTGCCATAAAGTGTTCATGGAGGAATTAGCTCCAAGTGCACCATTTGCTGCTTTCCTAGAGCCATCTCTAATATCTGCTGCTCCTTCCTTG GGAAGAACCTCGGCTGATAAGGCTGTGCTAAATCCATTTGATCTTCCGTTTGATACTGACTCAGAGGCTCCTGGTCTG TTCATGGACGTGAGCACGTTGCAAGCAGCTTTGCCTAATTTACCAAGTtcttttcttgatggtttgcctgAATCATGGTTCTCCAACAATACTTGTACCTATGTTCCGTCTGGATCACATG GTGGACTATCATGTCTTGCTGAGCAGGCCCCGAACTCTCCATTGAG GAACATAGCGTTGAGCACTGTATCAACTGGCAATCCTTTTGCATAG